The following coding sequences are from one Megachile rotundata isolate GNS110a chromosome 13, iyMegRotu1, whole genome shotgun sequence window:
- the Dok gene encoding docking protein homolog isoform X1: MEPEEPLIQGILLLPPQGMLGQLKKTWHKRFCQLFRTSNYGIKRVEIYDNQEEAILQLHTPRIITLDACIKIAPSNQSHVFTVVTKSGIHYFGCYSESDMSHWITAFQLVAFKDSVSNQTIEENNDLYCTSGEGVFSVKVVETDASKRCGLESRNYTLVVAAVDIKLMDGDVVLFTWPYRYIRRYGYKDGKFIFEAGRKCESGEGSFRLEHSSQHEIFRCMYSKMRSMKKLMNEESSPSIDCNDAQYHAALSMEAGSRAALPPSPNSSANLIDIDFSPQNSQKHSTSSSNLDSSISTKPSSSIGKSKPAKPPRKCVFTGLLDKKNVDPELSDSSACGEYKALNRDTSPELSQKTIGSSILDDEEKHPYDLVEVRNDAWKTHGIDNIHHTERPNSLLHNDKNKENEDDFQYETMMPFMSSQSSSKSTKKEQTNAEERVGQGRQIRRAAGQRNARRRMQANTNEQEVHDEDASDGNDEADEKIVVPDHKIGAKKRAKLVAKAEKKVQREAAEREREERKKREQLLQEERDKQYEKEREEELRQEEAERKAREEKEKREYEEYIKMKEAFSVEEEGYEQEDRDEEENLLQAFVQYIQENKVVVLEDLAAHFGLKTISVVERIQELQTTGTLTGVIDDRGKFIYISQEELEAVAKFVRQRGRVSITELVENSNNLINLSPVKQRDMVEAR, translated from the exons ATGGAGCCCGAAGAACCTTTGATACAAGGGATCCTGCTGTTACCACCGCAGGGAATGCTAGGCCAACTCAAG AAAACATGGCACAAAAGGTTCTGTCAGCTGTTTAGGACTAGCAATTATGGAAtcaaacgcgtggaaatttatgaCAATCAAGAGGAAGCTATATTACAGCTTCATACTCCTCGTATCATCACCTTAGATGCATGTATCAAAATTGCACCCAGTAATCAGTCACATGTTTTTACC GTTGTGACTAAGTCAGGGATTCATTATTTCGGATGTTATTCCGAATCAGATATGAGTCATTGGATCACTGCATTTCAATTAGTGGCATTTAAAGATAGTGTATCTAATCAAACAATAGAGGAAAACAATGATCTGTACTGTACCAGTGGGGAAGGAGTATTTTCTGTTAAAGTTGTAGAGACAGATGCATCTAAACGATGTGGTTTAGAGAGCAGAAATTATACTCTTGTGGTAGCTGCAGTTGACATTAAATTAATGGATGGTGATGTGGTATTGTTCACTTGGCCATATCGATACATTAGAAGATATGGTTACAAAGATGGAAAGTTCATTTTTGAAGCTGGAAGGAAATGTGAATCGGGGGAAGGTTCTTTTCGTCTGGAACACAGTAGCCAGCATGAGATCTTCCGTTGCATGTACTCTAAAATGAGATCAATGAAAAAGTTGATGAATGAAGAAAGTAGTCCCAGCATCGATTGTAATGATGCTCAATATCATGCTGCCTTATCTATGGAAGCCGGTTCTAGAGCAGCATTACCTCCATCACCAAATAGCTCTGCTAATTTAATTGATATTGATTTTTCcccacaaaattcacaaaaacactCCACCTCTTCTTCGAATTTAGATAGTAGTATATCTACTAAACCATCTTCATCGATTGGAAAATCAAAACCTGCGAAGCCACCGCGTAAATGTGTCTTTACAGGCCTGCTAGATAAGAAAAATGTGGATCCTGAATTGTCCGACTCGTCCGCGTGTGGAGAGTACAAAGCGTTAAATCGTGACACCTCTCCAGAGTTGTCACAAAAAACAATTGGAAGCTCCATCCTTGATGATGAAGAGAAGCATCCGTATGATTTAGTAGAAGTAAGAAACGATGCTTGGAAAACGCACGGTATCGATAATATACATCACACAGAGAGACCAAACTCGTTATTACATAAtgacaaaaataaagaaaacgaGGATGATTTCCAATACGAAACTATGATGCCATTTATGTCTTCTCAAAGCTCTTCAAAAA GTACAAAAAAGGAACAAACCAATGCAGAAGAAAGAGTAGGCCAGGGTAGACAAATAAGGCGAGCAGCAGGTCAGAGAAATGCTAGACGTCGTATGCAAGCAAATACAAATGAGCAAGAGGTCCATGATGAAGATGCATCTGATGGCAATGATGAAGCGGACGAAAAAATAGTTGTCCCTGATCACAAGATAGGTGCAAAGAAGAGAGCAAAATTAGTAGCTAAAGCAGAAAAGAAAGTACAAAGGGAAGCAGCAGAAAGGGAAAGAGAAGAACGTAAGAAAAGGGAACAACTTCTCCAAGAAGAAAGAGACAAGCAATATGAAAAGGAGCGTGAAGAGGAATTACGGCAAGAAGAAGCAGAGAGGAAAGCCAGAGAGGAGAAAGAAAAGAGAGAATAtgaagaatatataaaaatgaaagaagcaTTCAGTGTAGAGGAAGAAGGGTATGAACAAGAGGACAGAGATGaagaagaaaatttgttgcAAGCATTTGTGCAATACATCCAAGAAAACAAAGTAGTGGTCCTTGAAGACCTAGCTGCACATTTTGGCCTGAAGACTATCAGTGTAGTAGAAAGAATACAGGAACTTCAAACCACTGGAACTTTAACTGGTGTGATCGACGACAGAGGAAAATTCATTTACATCTCTCAAGAGGAACTTGAAGCTGTCGCAAAGTTTGTGAGGCAACGTGGTAGAGTCAGCATCACCGAACTGGTAGAGAACTCGAATAATCTAATCAATCTGAGTCCAGTCAAGCAACGTGACATGGTGGAAGCCAGATAG
- the Dok gene encoding docking protein homolog isoform X2 translates to MEPEEPLIQGILLLPPQGMLGQLKKTWHKRFCQLFRTSNYGIKRVEIYDNQEEAILQLHTPRIITLDACIKIAPSNQSHVFTVVTKSGIHYFGCYSESDMSHWITAFQLVAFKDSVSNQTIEENNDLYCTSGEGVFSVKVVETDASKRCGLESRNYTLVVAAVDIKLMDGDVVLFTWPYRYIRRYGYKDGKFIFEAGRKCESGEGSFRLEHSSQHEIFRCMYSKMRSMKKLMNEESSPSIDCNDAQYHAALSMEAGSRAALPPSPNSSANLIDIDFSPQNSQKHSTSSSNLDSSISTKPSSSIGKSKPAKPPRKCVFTGLLDKKNVDPELSDSSACGEYKALNRDTSPELSQKTIGSSILDDEEKHPYDLVEVRNDAWKTHGIDNIHHTERPNSLLHNDKNKENEDDFQYETMMPFMSSQSSSKSKSSITDSGVATSTINQVPCKSNEESDYDKLEHFGSASKLAQKGAYKFGNFSGASQTSHSNISLNTSVADTNTAWSNYEIVEDMSAVRLADDSHLGYGVIRKKASLPESVSGNSTVGPKHKVFNNSEYAIVSKPKRVQKRNKPMQKKE, encoded by the exons ATGGAGCCCGAAGAACCTTTGATACAAGGGATCCTGCTGTTACCACCGCAGGGAATGCTAGGCCAACTCAAG AAAACATGGCACAAAAGGTTCTGTCAGCTGTTTAGGACTAGCAATTATGGAAtcaaacgcgtggaaatttatgaCAATCAAGAGGAAGCTATATTACAGCTTCATACTCCTCGTATCATCACCTTAGATGCATGTATCAAAATTGCACCCAGTAATCAGTCACATGTTTTTACC GTTGTGACTAAGTCAGGGATTCATTATTTCGGATGTTATTCCGAATCAGATATGAGTCATTGGATCACTGCATTTCAATTAGTGGCATTTAAAGATAGTGTATCTAATCAAACAATAGAGGAAAACAATGATCTGTACTGTACCAGTGGGGAAGGAGTATTTTCTGTTAAAGTTGTAGAGACAGATGCATCTAAACGATGTGGTTTAGAGAGCAGAAATTATACTCTTGTGGTAGCTGCAGTTGACATTAAATTAATGGATGGTGATGTGGTATTGTTCACTTGGCCATATCGATACATTAGAAGATATGGTTACAAAGATGGAAAGTTCATTTTTGAAGCTGGAAGGAAATGTGAATCGGGGGAAGGTTCTTTTCGTCTGGAACACAGTAGCCAGCATGAGATCTTCCGTTGCATGTACTCTAAAATGAGATCAATGAAAAAGTTGATGAATGAAGAAAGTAGTCCCAGCATCGATTGTAATGATGCTCAATATCATGCTGCCTTATCTATGGAAGCCGGTTCTAGAGCAGCATTACCTCCATCACCAAATAGCTCTGCTAATTTAATTGATATTGATTTTTCcccacaaaattcacaaaaacactCCACCTCTTCTTCGAATTTAGATAGTAGTATATCTACTAAACCATCTTCATCGATTGGAAAATCAAAACCTGCGAAGCCACCGCGTAAATGTGTCTTTACAGGCCTGCTAGATAAGAAAAATGTGGATCCTGAATTGTCCGACTCGTCCGCGTGTGGAGAGTACAAAGCGTTAAATCGTGACACCTCTCCAGAGTTGTCACAAAAAACAATTGGAAGCTCCATCCTTGATGATGAAGAGAAGCATCCGTATGATTTAGTAGAAGTAAGAAACGATGCTTGGAAAACGCACGGTATCGATAATATACATCACACAGAGAGACCAAACTCGTTATTACATAAtgacaaaaataaagaaaacgaGGATGATTTCCAATACGAAACTATGATGCCATTTATGTCTTCTCAAAGCTCTTCAAAAAGTAAGTCTAGTATTACGGATAGTGGGGTGGCTACTTCAACGATAAATCAGGTACCTTGCAAGTCCAATGAGGAATCAGATTATGATAAACTGGAACACTTTGGTTCTGCGTCGAAACTCGCCCAAAAAGGTGCATATAAATTCGGGAATTTCAGTGGTGCGTCGCAAACCTCACATTccaatatttctttaaatacttCTGTGGCTGATACTAATACTGCCTGGTCTAACTACGAAATTGTTGAAGATATGTCTGCTGTGAGATTAGCAGATGATAGCCATCTTGGATATGGTGTTATTAGAAAGAAAGCAAGTCTTCCTGAATCTGTGTCTGGTAACAGTACTGTGGGTCCAAAGCATAAAGTCTTCAATAATAGCGAATATGCAATTGTGTCAAAACCAAAAAGG GTACAAAAAAGGAACAAACCAATGCAGAAGAAAGAGTAG
- the eca gene encoding transmembrane p24 trafficking protein eclair, with translation MLKYGSIFIIFLCLLEYGTGLYFHIAETERKCFIEEIPDETTVVVNYKVELYDPRTGGFAPSGAGMGMHVEVRDPDDKMILSRVYSSEGRISFTSHTPGEHIICLYSNSSSWFSGTQLRVHLDIQVGEHTIDYANTAQKEKFTELQLKIRQLLDQVEQITKEQNYQRYREERFRQTSESTHRRVFWWSLAQTVVLLIMGAWQMRHLKSFFEAKKLV, from the exons atgttaaaatacggaagtatatttataattttccttTGCCTCCTCGAATATGGGACGGGTCTTTACTTCCACATCGCTGAAACCGAACGAAAGTGTTTCATCGAGGAGATTCCAGATGAAACGACAGTTGTAG TAAATTATAAGGTCGAATTATATGATCCACGAACCGGTGGATTCGCACCAAGTGGTGCAGGGATGGGAATGCACGTGGAAGTTCGGGATCCTGACGATAAAATGATCCTTTCCAGAGTGTACAGTTCAGAAGGAAGAATTTCGTTCACTTCTCACACACCTGGTGAACACATTATTTGTTTATACTCCAACAGCAGCTCTTGGTTTAGTGGTACTCAATTG AGAGTGCATTTGGATATCCAAGTAGGTGAACATACTATCGATTATGCTAATACAGCTCAGAAGGAAAAGTTCACTGAGCTGCAGCTAAAGATACGTCAACTTCTTGACCAAGTAGAACAAATAACAAAAGAACAAAACTATCAAAGG TATCGGGAAGAACGCTTTAGACAAACATCAGAAAGCACACACCGTCGCGTATTCTGGTGGTCTCTTGCTCAAACTGTGGTTTTACTAATCATGGGTGCATGGCAGATGAGACATTTGAAGAGCTTCTTTGAAGCAAAGAAATTAGTGTAA
- the LOC105663323 gene encoding uncharacterized protein LOC105663323 — protein sequence MFSLRQAFRCGTRLILTNKPTNLHRLPWTTNENLEVNFCERMCIHSKTNLCESSQENNEETSKKQVLGKLEGKLKLMFTCKVCQYRSSKIISKVAYEKGVIIIRCDGCKNNHLIADNLGWFEDLKRRNNIEKLMAAKGETVQRIRNSDGFIEVIEKAEYDLLQHNMKWEQDLIEKQKQTDSQIKKSGNSEDT from the coding sequence ATGTTTTCTTTGCGACAAGCATTTCGTTGTGGCACACGGTTGATTCTGACGAATAAACCTACAAATTTGCATCGGCTTCCATGGACTACTAATGAAAATCTCGAAGTCAATTTTTGCGAACGAATGTGTATTCATTCGAAGACGAATCTCTGCGAATCATCACAAGAGAATAACGAAGAAACCAGTAAGAAACAGGTGCTTGGAAAGCTCGAAGGAAAACTGAAGCTGATGTTTACATGTAAAGTATGCCAGTATAGAAGTAGCAAAATTATATCGAAAGTGGCATACGAAAAGGGAGTAATTATAATTCGTTGCGATGGTTGCAAAAATAATCACTTGATTGCTGATAATCTGGGATGGTTCGAAGATTTAAAACGTAGAAAcaacattgaaaaattaatggCAGCAAAGGGAGAGACTGTTCAGAGGATAAGAAATAGCGATGGATTCATTGAAGTTATTGAGAAAGCAGAATATGATTTGTTACAACATAATATGAAATGGGAACAGGATTTAATTGAAAAGCAAAAACAGACAGATAGTCAAATAAAGAAAAGTGGAAATTCAGAGGACACATAA